The Erwinia sorbitola nucleotide sequence ATCGAAGCGGGTAGAAATCTCACGGTTGGCAATATCCACCGCGTTACGCACTTCCTGCATATCAATTTCAGAAACGATATCGAAAGATGGCATGATCTATTCTCCTGATACTAAAGTGACAGGCATAATACCTTCTTGCAGCAGGTAAATAAAACCGCTGGCGCTGAAAGCTATAATAATGAGCAGGACGGGTAACTCAACCCGCATGCGGGGAGGAACAATGAAAATTACCGTATTAGGATGCGGAGCTTTGGGGCAGATTTGGTTAGCTGCACTTGAACAGCAGGGACATGAGGTTCAGGGCTGGCTGCGGGTTCCACAGCCATACTGCTCGGTCAATGTTATCGGCCTTAACGGCGAGACGCTGAATAAGACATTCATTGCTAACGATCCGGCTTTTCTTGGAGACAGCGAACTGCTTATCGTCACGCTAAAAGCCTGGCAGGTTTCTGAAGCAGTGAAAAATATGCAGTCTGTTCTGCCCGCGCACTGCCCGGTGCTCCTGTTACACAACGGTATGGGTACGCTGGATGAGTTACAAGGGCTGCCCCAGCCGCTGCTGCGCGGTGTCACCACGCACGCTGCCAGACGCGATGGCACGGTTATTGTGCATGTCGCCTCGGGCATTACCCATATTGGCCCTGTCTCTGCCGCCGGTGAAGATATGAGCGAGCTGGCCGAAATACTGCACCGCGCCCTGCCGGACGTTGCCTGGCATAATAACGTCGCCTCAGCCGCCTGGCAGAAACTGGCGGTGAACTGCGTGATTAACCCGCTGTCCGTTTTCTACAACTGTACTAACGGTGAGCTGGCTGAACATCGGCAGGAGATCGAGGCGTTAAGTAATGAAGTCGCCGCAGTGATGGAGCGTGAAGGTCAGCATACCTCGCGCGAATGGCTAATCGACTATGTGCTGGAAGTCATCCGCAGTACGGCGGGTAACACCTCGTCAATGTTGCAGGACATCCGCGCACAGCGCCGTACTGAAATCGACTACATCAACGGCTATGTTATCCGTCGTGGGCGCGCCCAGGGGATCTCCAGTCCGGAAAACAGCCGTCTCTACGAATTTATTAAGCGAAAGGAACAAGATTATGACCGCGAATCCATCGGTTCTGGTTTGCCTGGCACCTGGGAGTGAAGAAACCGAGGCCGTCACCACCATCGATTTATTGGTACGTGCCGGGATCACCGTGGTCACCGCCAGCGTTGCTGACGATGGTAACTGTGAAATAGTCTGCTCGCGCGGCGTACGGCTGCTGGCCGATGCCCCTCTGGTAGAAGTCGCTGACGATGAATACGCCGCGATTGTCCTGCCTGGTGGCCTGAAAGGCGCTGAGTGCTTCCGCGACAGCCCACTGCTGGTGGAAACCGTGCGTCATTTCAATCAGGCTGGCCGTATCGTTGCCGCTATCTGCGCCGCTGCGGGTACGGTGCTGATCCCACACGACCTGTTCCCGGTAGGCAATATGACTGGCTATCCTGGCCTGAAAGAGACGATACCGGAAGAAAAATGGATGGATCGCCGCGTAGTCTGGGACAGGCGCGTCAATCTGCTGACCAGCCAGGGGCCGGGCACTGCGATTGATTTCGCACTGAAGCTGATTGATTTAATCGTCGGGAAAGAGAAAGCGCGGGAAGTGGCGGAGCAGATGGTATTGGCCGCAGGGATTTACGATTATCGCGATTAATATTTTGTAAGTGTGCGGCCGGACGTACCAGACGCCGGCGGCGCAGCCAGTTCGCGTCCGGCCAGCGCACAGCCACCGCAGCATACAATGAGTACGTGAGGATGGCGAGCACTGCCCGGGCACGAAATGGCAGGTAAGCCAGGATGGAACAGACTTACGGACGATACACTTTAACGTTTTTGAAGCCCTGCTCGTGCAGATAGAGCGCCTGAAGGCGGCTCATCACACCACGCTCGCAGTACAGCAGCCAGGTCTTATTCTGGTCGAGATCGCCAAACTGCGTAGCCAGCTTATAAAACGGCAGCGATTTGACTTCCACGCCTTCCAGCATCAGCGGTCGTGCATCCTGCTCGTCGTTAGAGCGGATATCCAGAACCACATCGTTTTCAGAGAAAGAGGCCACGGTTTCAACCTCAGCCACCTCTTCTTCTGTCTTCTCAGCGATCTGGCGAATATCAACGTTGGTCGCTTCATCAACCATGCGGTCGAGAATAGCAAAGTCAAAGTTCTGCTCTTCCGCTTCAATCTTCGCTTTTACCGCTTTCACCGTCGGGCTTTTAGATATTACACCGCAGTATTCAGGCATGGTACGGGCAAAATCTTCCGTGCCAATCTCACGTGCAATTTTGATGATGTGCTCTTTATCATGGGAGATCAGCGGGCGCAGAATCAGCGTATCACTGGCATTATCGATCAGCCGCAGGTTGGTTAGCGTCTGGCTCGACACCTGGCCTAAAGCCTCACCCGTGACCAGCGCCTGCACGCCATAGCGCTCGGCCACTTTTGATGCAGCGCGCACCATCATGCGTTTCAGCACTACGCCCATCTGGCCGTCATCGATTTTTTCGAGGATCTCACCCACTACCGGCTCAAAGTTTATTGCGACAAAACGCACGCGATGCGAACTGCCGTAACGCTTCCACAGATAGTGCGCCACCTGACGAACACCGATTTCATGTGCGGCACCGCCAAGATTAAAGAAGCAGTAGTGCACGCGGCAGCCACGGCGCATCAGCATATAGCTGGAAACGCCGGAATCAAAACCACCGGAGATCAGCGACAGCACATCTTCCTGAGTACCGATTGGATAACCACCGATACCTTCATAACGTGCGGTCACCAGGATCAGGCGATCGTCTTCGATCTCCAGATTCACCGTAACTTCCGGACGATTAAGCTGCACCTGAGCAGTGGCAACATGCTGATTGAGGCCGCCCCCCACATAGCGTTCCACATCCTGTGAGCTGAATTCATGTTTCCCACGGCGCTTTACGCGCACGCAGAACGTCTTACCTTCGATGCGCTCGCGGTTCATTTCCAGAACCTGCTCGAAAATATGATGCACATCGTTATACGAGCGATCTTCCACGGCCAGAACATGATGAATGCCCGGGATACGTGTCAGTTCAGCAACGATTGCTTCACGCTGATTTTCGTCTTTGGCACGGACTTCGATATTGTCCCAGTGGCGTACCACCGCGAGGCTCTCATCGTAATGCTTCAGAACGTTGCGGATGTTACCAGTGAGGATTTTGATAAAGCGCAGGCGTACAGACTGACTTTTAATCGTAATTTCAGGGAATAACTTAATGATAAACTTCATGGCGGCATGTATTCGTCAGGTAATTAAGTGCTGAAAAGGAGGGCGCTTAACTGATAAAATCAGAGTCTTGCAAATTGGCTTACGCCCTTTGCATCCAGGCGCAGTAGTATATCATCTTTGTACAGAGGCCGCTTTCTTGATCTGCAGCCCTGATTACCCTTCCCGGCATTGCGAAAAATGCAGGGATATTTTGCTAATCATTTAGAGTCAGCTACCATGAGCGCTTACTGATGAAAATGATAAGTCAGGATTAAAAATGCCGAAAAAAGCCGAACAACCCGCAAACTTTGAAACCTCACTGCAACAGCTGGAGCAGATTGTCACCCGCCTTGAGAGCGGTAATCTGCCGCTGGAAGAGGCGTTGAATGAATTTGAGCGGGGCGTGCAGCTGGCACGCACCGGGCAGCAGACGCTGCAACAGGCTGAACAGCGCGTACAGATTTTACTGAGCGATGATAAAAATGCCGATCTCACCCCTTTCACGCCGGAAAATGAGTAATGGATTTTAACCTGTTACTCACCGCGCACTATCAGCGGGTGAACGCAGCACTGCAACGCTTTATATCGCAACTGCCATTTCAGAGTAGTCCTCTGGTGCAGGCCATGGAATATGGTGCATTATTAGGTGGCAAGCGGTTGCGCCCTTTCCTGGTGTATGCCACGGGTGAAATGCTGCACGCTGACGATGCCGCGCTTGATGCCCCGGCTGCTGCCGTTGAGTGTATTCACGCATATTCTCTGATCCATGACGACCTGCCAGCAATGGATGATGACAGCCTGCGTCGTGGCCAGCCCACCTGCCATATCAAGTTTGGCGAAGATTCTGCCATTCTGGCGGGGGATGCCCTACAGACTCTGGCCTTTTCTATTCTTGCCGATACGCCGATGCCTGGCGTGACGGCTGAAGCCCGTATCGCCATGCTGTCAGAGCTGGCACAGGCCAGCGGTGTCGCCGGGATGTGCGGGGGCCAGGCGCTGGATCTGGCAGCCGAAGGTAAACAGGTCAATCTCCAGGAGCTGGAGAAGATTCATCGCCATAAGACCGGCGCGCTGATCCGTTCTGCGGTGCGTCTTGGCGCGCTCGCAGCCGGTGATGCAGGGCGCGCTGCCCTGCCCGCGCTCGATCGTTATGCCAATGCGATAGGTCTGGCTTTCCAGGTACAGGACGACATTCTGGACGTTATCGGCGATACCGCCGTGCTCGGCAAACGGCAGGGAGCCGATCAGCAATTAGGTAAAAGCACCTACCCGGCACTGATGGGTCTTGACAGCGCCCGGGCAAAAGCATGGGATCTCTATCAGGAATCCCTCAGCGCATTAGAAACGCTTGCCGCACAGTCTTACAACACGGCCCCTCTGCGGGCGTTGGCAGGCTTTATAATTGAACGCGATAAATAACTTCCAAATGAGTGTCCGATGAGTTTTGAACCTGCAAAATACCCGACGCTTGCCCTGGCAAGCACGGTGCAAGAATTACGTTTGCTACCGAAAGAGAGCCTGCCAAAACTCTGCGACGAGCTGCGCCGATATCTGCTCGACAGCGTTAGCCGCTCCAGCGGTCATTTTGCGTCTGGTCTTGGCGTGGTGGAACTCACCGTGGCGCTGCACTATGTCTATAACACGCCGTTCGATCATCTGGTGTGGGATGTGGGTCACCAGGCCTACCCGCATAAAATTCTGACCGGACGTCGTGACCGCATTGGTACCATTCGCCAGAAAAATGGCCTGCACCCGTTCCCGTGGCGTGATGAAAGTGAGTTTGACGTACTTAACGTAGGTCACTCATCCACTTCAATCAGCGCCGGGTTGGGAATGGCGGTAGCCGCTGGAAAAGAAGGTAAAGGGCGTCGTACCGCCTGTGTGATCGGTGATGGCGCAATTACCGCAGGCATGGCTTTTGAAGCGATGAACCATGCTGGCGATATTAAAGCCGACCTGCTGGTGGTGCTCAACGACAACGAAATGTCGATTTCAGAAAATGTGGGCGCGTTAAACAACCGTCTGGCGCAAATCCTCTCCGGCAAAACGTATTCGCGCCTGCGTGAAGGTGGCAAAAAAGTGCTGGGCGGTTTGCCGCCGATTAAAGAGCTGGTCAAGCGCACCGAAGAGCACCTGAAAGGTATGGTGGTGCCGGGCACACTATTTGAAGAGCTGGGCTTTAACTATATTGGCCCGGTAGACGGGCACGACGTGCTGGCGCTGGTACAGACACTGCGCAATATGCGGGCACTAAAAGGCCCGCAGTTCCTGCACGTGATGACCAAAAAAGGCAAAGGCTACGCTCCCGCAGAGAAAGATCCGATTAGCTGGCACGCAGTACCAAAATTCGATCCGGCCAGCGGTCTGCTGCCAAAAAGTGCCGAAGGGCTGCCAAGCTACTCTAAAATTTTCGGCCAGTGGCTGAGTGAAACCGCCGCTGAAGACAACAAGCTGATGGCGGTCACGCCAGCGATGCGTGAAGGGTCGGGTATGGTCAGCTTCTCACGCGACTATCCGCAGCAATATTTTGACGTGGCTATTGCCGAACAGCACGCGGTGACTTTTGCCGCCGGGCTGGCGATCGGTGGCTACAAACCGGTGGTGGCGATCTACTCAACCTTCCTGCAACGTGCTTACGATCAGCTGATTCATGATGTGGCGATTCAAAAACTGCCGGTGCTGTTTGCTATCGACCGTGGCGGTATCGTCGGTGCCGATGGCCAGACCCATCAGGGCGCATTTGATATCGCGTTCCTGCGCTGTATTCCTAATATGGTGATCATGACGCCAGCCGATGAGAACGAATGCCGTCAGATGCTGTACACCGGTTATCATCACAGCAGCGGGCCAAGCGCCGTACGTTATCCACGCGGTAACGGTACCGGGGCTGTGCTGGAGCCACTGGCTGCCTTGCCGCTGGGTAAAGGCCGTAAGCTGCGTGAAGGTACTGACCTGGCCATCCTCAACTTCGGTACTTTACTGCCGGAAGCGGCGGCGGTGGCAGAAACACTGAATGCCACGCTGGTTGATATGCGCTTCGTTAAACCGCTGGATGAGTCGTTAATCCTTGAGCTGGCAGCCAGCCATGATGCACTCATTACCCTTGAAGAGGGCGCGATTAAAGGCGGTGCCGGAAGTGGTGTTAACGAACTGCTGATGGCTAAACGCCGGATGGTGCCCGTTCTGAACATTGGCCTGCCGGATGAGTTTATTCCTCAGGGGACTCAGGATGAAGTGCGTATCGATTACCAGCTGGATGCCGCTGGTATCCGCCAGCAGATTGACGCCTGGCTGGCGCAGTAATTTATCCGCATAAAGTGATTCAAAATGCTCCTGTAACCAGGAGCTTTTTTTTGCCTGCTATCCTTACAGGAAGATAAACAGCAGGAGTCAGCATGAAAACCCTTCAGTTAGCCAATACCGACCTGACCGTTTCCCGCCTCTGCTTAGGCTGTATGACCTACGGTGAACCT carries:
- the yajL gene encoding protein deglycase YajL, whose translation is MTANPSVLVCLAPGSEETEAVTTIDLLVRAGITVVTASVADDGNCEIVCSRGVRLLADAPLVEVADDEYAAIVLPGGLKGAECFRDSPLLVETVRHFNQAGRIVAAICAAAGTVLIPHDLFPVGNMTGYPGLKETIPEEKWMDRRVVWDRRVNLLTSQGPGTAIDFALKLIDLIVGKEKAREVAEQMVLAAGIYDYRD
- the panE gene encoding 2-dehydropantoate 2-reductase; its protein translation is MKITVLGCGALGQIWLAALEQQGHEVQGWLRVPQPYCSVNVIGLNGETLNKTFIANDPAFLGDSELLIVTLKAWQVSEAVKNMQSVLPAHCPVLLLHNGMGTLDELQGLPQPLLRGVTTHAARRDGTVIVHVASGITHIGPVSAAGEDMSELAEILHRALPDVAWHNNVASAAWQKLAVNCVINPLSVFYNCTNGELAEHRQEIEALSNEVAAVMEREGQHTSREWLIDYVLEVIRSTAGNTSSMLQDIRAQRRTEIDYINGYVIRRGRAQGISSPENSRLYEFIKRKEQDYDRESIGSGLPGTWE
- the dxs gene encoding 1-deoxy-D-xylulose-5-phosphate synthase, giving the protein MSFEPAKYPTLALASTVQELRLLPKESLPKLCDELRRYLLDSVSRSSGHFASGLGVVELTVALHYVYNTPFDHLVWDVGHQAYPHKILTGRRDRIGTIRQKNGLHPFPWRDESEFDVLNVGHSSTSISAGLGMAVAAGKEGKGRRTACVIGDGAITAGMAFEAMNHAGDIKADLLVVLNDNEMSISENVGALNNRLAQILSGKTYSRLREGGKKVLGGLPPIKELVKRTEEHLKGMVVPGTLFEELGFNYIGPVDGHDVLALVQTLRNMRALKGPQFLHVMTKKGKGYAPAEKDPISWHAVPKFDPASGLLPKSAEGLPSYSKIFGQWLSETAAEDNKLMAVTPAMREGSGMVSFSRDYPQQYFDVAIAEQHAVTFAAGLAIGGYKPVVAIYSTFLQRAYDQLIHDVAIQKLPVLFAIDRGGIVGADGQTHQGAFDIAFLRCIPNMVIMTPADENECRQMLYTGYHHSSGPSAVRYPRGNGTGAVLEPLAALPLGKGRKLREGTDLAILNFGTLLPEAAAVAETLNATLVDMRFVKPLDESLILELAASHDALITLEEGAIKGGAGSGVNELLMAKRRMVPVLNIGLPDEFIPQGTQDEVRIDYQLDAAGIRQQIDAWLAQ
- the ispA gene encoding (2E,6E)-farnesyl diphosphate synthase, producing MDFNLLLTAHYQRVNAALQRFISQLPFQSSPLVQAMEYGALLGGKRLRPFLVYATGEMLHADDAALDAPAAAVECIHAYSLIHDDLPAMDDDSLRRGQPTCHIKFGEDSAILAGDALQTLAFSILADTPMPGVTAEARIAMLSELAQASGVAGMCGGQALDLAAEGKQVNLQELEKIHRHKTGALIRSAVRLGALAAGDAGRAALPALDRYANAIGLAFQVQDDILDVIGDTAVLGKRQGADQQLGKSTYPALMGLDSARAKAWDLYQESLSALETLAAQSYNTAPLRALAGFIIERDK
- the xseB gene encoding exodeoxyribonuclease VII small subunit, giving the protein MPKKAEQPANFETSLQQLEQIVTRLESGNLPLEEALNEFERGVQLARTGQQTLQQAEQRVQILLSDDKNADLTPFTPENE
- the thiI gene encoding tRNA uracil 4-sulfurtransferase ThiI, which gives rise to MKFIIKLFPEITIKSQSVRLRFIKILTGNIRNVLKHYDESLAVVRHWDNIEVRAKDENQREAIVAELTRIPGIHHVLAVEDRSYNDVHHIFEQVLEMNRERIEGKTFCVRVKRRGKHEFSSQDVERYVGGGLNQHVATAQVQLNRPEVTVNLEIEDDRLILVTARYEGIGGYPIGTQEDVLSLISGGFDSGVSSYMLMRRGCRVHYCFFNLGGAAHEIGVRQVAHYLWKRYGSSHRVRFVAINFEPVVGEILEKIDDGQMGVVLKRMMVRAASKVAERYGVQALVTGEALGQVSSQTLTNLRLIDNASDTLILRPLISHDKEHIIKIAREIGTEDFARTMPEYCGVISKSPTVKAVKAKIEAEEQNFDFAILDRMVDEATNVDIRQIAEKTEEEVAEVETVASFSENDVVLDIRSNDEQDARPLMLEGVEVKSLPFYKLATQFGDLDQNKTWLLYCERGVMSRLQALYLHEQGFKNVKVYRP